One Brassica napus cultivar Da-Ae unplaced genomic scaffold, Da-Ae ScsIHWf_2060;HRSCAF=2711, whole genome shotgun sequence DNA segment encodes these proteins:
- the LOC106433528 gene encoding protein TRM32 isoform X1, translated as MGRKLREKVTCSPIQSHPGFMWGLFDILKHNHWRYIKKRLPHKRPLACTRSASADCISVSKSKVEDETIVDSVKRPKKPSSSAVKSKESNSGEKPKKPEDKSKNLNSEEKRRKTHSEIKRSVKALIKALVIEDKSKKKGRHHRRSSTYPVQSNPKEKDSLSELVESSDKNSSNGDERNRVFNQTIGISPAIGSLNPLYLMSEESSNSDSEDFKLDNIPVDDTDENKPDFDESDSKKEDDEEEAWLDPKLRHTENEDDDTSPRRAKSCLDALNLIHMNRNFLLKVLQDPGSPLARHFQSQQSFSSKTMTKAGSFPTHGSNREDHNNGFDSVENKSMSSPSIAAQHRADGVQTFNEAMEKSADEEDLSGSGYTRKRGKNQVVIKRFKDLRQKIKHVINENKNEKHRITMDAVLDKVPRKYGFSKDLRHDILKGSPANKAQGAKLKQIRRTSSLCGSVDRYLQLYESSVQREAKKNNNTSEKLEAELEESAVPSEKRVPKVLGRILSSPEMKSPYALKIEDLPGQLTTFSRSLKQEQDVLEDISEISEDQSESSEHEMPETTDDPSSEAEQDREILMLDVEPETKSLDESSGDSPTFDEIASESLMPLDSDTESVSRSKQLESIPAAEIDQVLQVEAQDKGKFNYVRDILEISGFNAPESLSMWQSEYQPLDPLVYEEVTTTTGCMIQDPECSRNEEEGGNCNHLLLFDLINEVLIEIYERSYHYCPKPLSSLCRIHPMPVGYSVLKEVWVRINCYLRYKPLNEESFDKIMSRDLSREDGWMDLQFESECVGIEVEDLIFEELLEELLVSG; from the exons ATGGGGAGGAAGTTGCGTGAGAAAGTGACATGCTCCCCAATACAAAGCCATCCTGGATTCATGTGGGGTCTCTTTGACATTCTTAAGCACAACCATTGGCGTTACATCAAGAAACGTCTTCCTCACAAACGACCCCTCGCTTGTACACGTAGTGCTTCTGCTG ATTGTATTTCCGTATCTAAGAGCAAGGTGGAAGATGAAACTATTGTA GACTCAGTGAAAAGACCAAAGAAGCCTAGTTCTTCTGCAGTTAAGTCCAAAGAGTCTAACTCAGGGGAGAAACCAAAGAAGCCAGAGGACAAGTCCAAGAATCTCAATTCAGAAGAGAAGCGGAGAAAAACACATTCTGAGATCAAAAGGTCTGTCAAAGCTCTGATCAAGGCGCTTGTAATCGAGGACAAGTCTAAGAAGAAAGGTCGCCACCACAGAAGAAGCTCTACTTATCCTGTCCAATCAAACCCAAAAGAGAAGGACTCATTGAGTGAGTTGGTGGAATCTTCTGATAAGAATTCCTCAAACGGTGATGAGCGTAACCGAGTCTTTAACCAGACGATTGGCATCTCACCCGCCATTGGTTCGTTGAACCCGCTTTATCTCATGTCCGAGGAATCAAGCAACAGTGACAGCGAAGACTTTAAGTTAGATAACATTCCAGTTGATGATACTGACGAAAATAAACCAGATTTTGATGAAAGTGATTCCAAGAAGGAGGATGATGAGGAGGAAGCTTGGCTTGATCCAAAGCTGAGACATACTGAGAATGAGGATGATGATACGTCTCCTAGACGTGCGAAGTCATGTCTCGATGCTCTCAATTTGATACACATGAATAGAAACTTCTTGCTAAAAGTTCTGCAGGATCCAGGCTCTCCGCTAGCCAGGCATTTCCAGAGCCAACAATCTTTTAGCTCCAAAACAATGACTAAAGCTGGATCATTCCCTACTCATGGTAGCAATAGAGAAGATCATAACAATGGTTTTGACTCGGTTGAGAATAAGTCAATGTCTTCTCCTTCCATTGCTGCACAACACAGAGCAGACGGGGTTCAGACGTTTAATGAAGCCATGGAAAAATCTGCTGATGAAGAGGATTTATCTGGTTCTGGTTACACGAGGAAGAGAGGAAAGAACCAAGTGGTGATCAAACGTTTCAAGGATCTAAGGCAGAAGATAAAGCATGTGATTAACGAGAACAAGAACGAGAAACACCGTATCACTATGGATGCTGTCTTAGACAAAGTACCTCGAAAGTACGGGTTTTCTAAAGATTTGAGGCATGACATTTTGAAAGGAAGTCCTGCCAACAAAGCGCAAGGCGCGAAACTGAAGCAGATAAGAAGAACATCGTCTCTGTGTGGGTCTGTTGACAGGTATCTTCAGCTGTATGAAAGTAGCGTTCAAAGAGAAGCGAAGAAGAATAATAATACTTCAGAAAAATTGGAGGCTGAGCTTGAGGAGTCGGCGGTGCCTTCTGAGAAGAGAGTTCCTAAAGTCTTGGGAAGGATTCTTTCATCACCTGAAATGAAATCTCCTTATGCTTTGAAGATTGAGGACCTTCCTGGCCAACTTACAACTTTTAGTAGATCACTCAAACAAGAACAAGATGTTTTGGAAGACATTTCAGAGATCTCAGAAGATCAATCTGAGTCTTCAGAacatgaaatgcctgagactaCAGATGATCCTTCTTCTGAAGCAGAACAAGACAGAGAAATTCTTATGCTTGATGTGGAACCTGAAACAAAATCTTTGGATGAATCATCAGGAGACAGTCCTACCTTTGATGAGATTGCTTCTGAATCTCTAATGCCACTAg ATTCGGATACAGAGAGTGTTTCTAGAAGCAAACAATTAGAAAGCATACCAGCAGCAGAGATCGACCAAGTCCTCCAGGTAGAAGCACAAGATAAAGGGAAGTTCAACTATGTAAGAGACATTCTCGAGATCTCTGGTTTCAACGCACCTGAATCGCTCTCAATGTGGCAATCAGAATACCAGCCGTTAGATCCATTAGTCTACGAAGAAGTGACAACAACAACAGGTTGTATGATCCAAGATCCGGAATGTTCAAGAAACGAAGAAGAAGGCGGTAACTGCAACCACTTGCTTCTCTTCGATCTAATCAACGAGGTACTAATCGAAATCTACGAAAGGTCTTACCATTATTGTCCCAAACCGTTATCATCACTGTGTAGAATCCATCCAATGCCAGTGGGGTATAGTGTTTTGAAGGAGGTTTGGGTTAGGATAAACTGTTACTTGCGTTACAAGCCACTCAACGAGGAATCTTTTGATAAGATTATGAGTAGGGATTTGTCGAGAGAGGATGGGTGGATGGACTTGCAGTTTGAGAGTGAATGTGTGGGGATTGAAGTTGAGGATTTAATCTTCGAGGAGCTCCTCGAAGAGCTGCTTGTATCGGGTTAA
- the LOC106433528 gene encoding protein TRM32 isoform X2, with protein sequence MGRKLREKVTCSPIQSHPGFMWGLFDILKHNHWRYIKKRLPHKRPLACTRSASADCISVSKSKVEDETIDSVKRPKKPSSSAVKSKESNSGEKPKKPEDKSKNLNSEEKRRKTHSEIKRSVKALIKALVIEDKSKKKGRHHRRSSTYPVQSNPKEKDSLSELVESSDKNSSNGDERNRVFNQTIGISPAIGSLNPLYLMSEESSNSDSEDFKLDNIPVDDTDENKPDFDESDSKKEDDEEEAWLDPKLRHTENEDDDTSPRRAKSCLDALNLIHMNRNFLLKVLQDPGSPLARHFQSQQSFSSKTMTKAGSFPTHGSNREDHNNGFDSVENKSMSSPSIAAQHRADGVQTFNEAMEKSADEEDLSGSGYTRKRGKNQVVIKRFKDLRQKIKHVINENKNEKHRITMDAVLDKVPRKYGFSKDLRHDILKGSPANKAQGAKLKQIRRTSSLCGSVDRYLQLYESSVQREAKKNNNTSEKLEAELEESAVPSEKRVPKVLGRILSSPEMKSPYALKIEDLPGQLTTFSRSLKQEQDVLEDISEISEDQSESSEHEMPETTDDPSSEAEQDREILMLDVEPETKSLDESSGDSPTFDEIASESLMPLDSDTESVSRSKQLESIPAAEIDQVLQVEAQDKGKFNYVRDILEISGFNAPESLSMWQSEYQPLDPLVYEEVTTTTGCMIQDPECSRNEEEGGNCNHLLLFDLINEVLIEIYERSYHYCPKPLSSLCRIHPMPVGYSVLKEVWVRINCYLRYKPLNEESFDKIMSRDLSREDGWMDLQFESECVGIEVEDLIFEELLEELLVSG encoded by the exons ATGGGGAGGAAGTTGCGTGAGAAAGTGACATGCTCCCCAATACAAAGCCATCCTGGATTCATGTGGGGTCTCTTTGACATTCTTAAGCACAACCATTGGCGTTACATCAAGAAACGTCTTCCTCACAAACGACCCCTCGCTTGTACACGTAGTGCTTCTGCTG ATTGTATTTCCGTATCTAAGAGCAAGGTGGAAGATGAAACTATT GACTCAGTGAAAAGACCAAAGAAGCCTAGTTCTTCTGCAGTTAAGTCCAAAGAGTCTAACTCAGGGGAGAAACCAAAGAAGCCAGAGGACAAGTCCAAGAATCTCAATTCAGAAGAGAAGCGGAGAAAAACACATTCTGAGATCAAAAGGTCTGTCAAAGCTCTGATCAAGGCGCTTGTAATCGAGGACAAGTCTAAGAAGAAAGGTCGCCACCACAGAAGAAGCTCTACTTATCCTGTCCAATCAAACCCAAAAGAGAAGGACTCATTGAGTGAGTTGGTGGAATCTTCTGATAAGAATTCCTCAAACGGTGATGAGCGTAACCGAGTCTTTAACCAGACGATTGGCATCTCACCCGCCATTGGTTCGTTGAACCCGCTTTATCTCATGTCCGAGGAATCAAGCAACAGTGACAGCGAAGACTTTAAGTTAGATAACATTCCAGTTGATGATACTGACGAAAATAAACCAGATTTTGATGAAAGTGATTCCAAGAAGGAGGATGATGAGGAGGAAGCTTGGCTTGATCCAAAGCTGAGACATACTGAGAATGAGGATGATGATACGTCTCCTAGACGTGCGAAGTCATGTCTCGATGCTCTCAATTTGATACACATGAATAGAAACTTCTTGCTAAAAGTTCTGCAGGATCCAGGCTCTCCGCTAGCCAGGCATTTCCAGAGCCAACAATCTTTTAGCTCCAAAACAATGACTAAAGCTGGATCATTCCCTACTCATGGTAGCAATAGAGAAGATCATAACAATGGTTTTGACTCGGTTGAGAATAAGTCAATGTCTTCTCCTTCCATTGCTGCACAACACAGAGCAGACGGGGTTCAGACGTTTAATGAAGCCATGGAAAAATCTGCTGATGAAGAGGATTTATCTGGTTCTGGTTACACGAGGAAGAGAGGAAAGAACCAAGTGGTGATCAAACGTTTCAAGGATCTAAGGCAGAAGATAAAGCATGTGATTAACGAGAACAAGAACGAGAAACACCGTATCACTATGGATGCTGTCTTAGACAAAGTACCTCGAAAGTACGGGTTTTCTAAAGATTTGAGGCATGACATTTTGAAAGGAAGTCCTGCCAACAAAGCGCAAGGCGCGAAACTGAAGCAGATAAGAAGAACATCGTCTCTGTGTGGGTCTGTTGACAGGTATCTTCAGCTGTATGAAAGTAGCGTTCAAAGAGAAGCGAAGAAGAATAATAATACTTCAGAAAAATTGGAGGCTGAGCTTGAGGAGTCGGCGGTGCCTTCTGAGAAGAGAGTTCCTAAAGTCTTGGGAAGGATTCTTTCATCACCTGAAATGAAATCTCCTTATGCTTTGAAGATTGAGGACCTTCCTGGCCAACTTACAACTTTTAGTAGATCACTCAAACAAGAACAAGATGTTTTGGAAGACATTTCAGAGATCTCAGAAGATCAATCTGAGTCTTCAGAacatgaaatgcctgagactaCAGATGATCCTTCTTCTGAAGCAGAACAAGACAGAGAAATTCTTATGCTTGATGTGGAACCTGAAACAAAATCTTTGGATGAATCATCAGGAGACAGTCCTACCTTTGATGAGATTGCTTCTGAATCTCTAATGCCACTAg ATTCGGATACAGAGAGTGTTTCTAGAAGCAAACAATTAGAAAGCATACCAGCAGCAGAGATCGACCAAGTCCTCCAGGTAGAAGCACAAGATAAAGGGAAGTTCAACTATGTAAGAGACATTCTCGAGATCTCTGGTTTCAACGCACCTGAATCGCTCTCAATGTGGCAATCAGAATACCAGCCGTTAGATCCATTAGTCTACGAAGAAGTGACAACAACAACAGGTTGTATGATCCAAGATCCGGAATGTTCAAGAAACGAAGAAGAAGGCGGTAACTGCAACCACTTGCTTCTCTTCGATCTAATCAACGAGGTACTAATCGAAATCTACGAAAGGTCTTACCATTATTGTCCCAAACCGTTATCATCACTGTGTAGAATCCATCCAATGCCAGTGGGGTATAGTGTTTTGAAGGAGGTTTGGGTTAGGATAAACTGTTACTTGCGTTACAAGCCACTCAACGAGGAATCTTTTGATAAGATTATGAGTAGGGATTTGTCGAGAGAGGATGGGTGGATGGACTTGCAGTTTGAGAGTGAATGTGTGGGGATTGAAGTTGAGGATTTAATCTTCGAGGAGCTCCTCGAAGAGCTGCTTGTATCGGGTTAA
- the LOC125599921 gene encoding dol-P-Glc:Glc(2)Man(9)GlcNAc(2)-PP-Dol alpha-1,2-glucosyltransferase, translating into MGRLAIAAITSLWVIPMSTIVNHIVPDPYMDEIFHVPQAQQYCNGNFRSWDPMITTPPGLYYLSLAHVASLFPGMLLMRTTSQSFSEACSTSVLRSTNAVFAVLCGVLVYEIIRFLGPSLSDRKATLMALVMSLYPLHWFFTFLYYTDVASLTTFLAMYLACLRRRYILSAVFGTLAILIRQTNVVWMLFVACSGVLDFTLDSPRKMDKQKVNKDLHQSIDRKEATLRSNLRNRKPDNNLDTRDSFDRGKSVSSAEDTSGLVYDVYDVISTSWNMKWKILFKFSPFIVVVVAFGIFILWNGGIVLGAKEAHVVSPHFAQIMYFSLVSALFTAPLHFSVEQVRNLLQELRRNWPLSLLLTLVALVAGFASVHFFSLAHPYLLADNRHYPFYLWRKIINAHWLMKYMLVPVYVYSWFSILTLLAKTRSKIWVLVYFLATCAVLVPTPLIEFRYYTIPFYIFMLHSCVRSSGYTTWLLTGTIFVCINVFTMAMFLFRPFKWSHEDGVQRFIW; encoded by the exons atggggAGACTAGCGATTGCAGCTATAACGAGCTTGTGGGTGATTCCCATGTCGACCATCGTCAACCACATAGTTCCCGATCCCTACATGGACGAGATATTCCATGTGCCTCAGGCTCAGCAATACTGCAATGGCAATTTCAGGAGCTGGGATCCAATGATCACTACCCCACCTGGATT gtACTATCTATCACTTGCACATGTTGCTTCTCTGTTTCCAGGAATGTTATTGATGAGAACTACTTCTCAGTCCTTTTCAGAAGCTTGTTCTACGTCTGTCCTGAGGTCTACCAATGCTGTTTTTGCAGTCTTGTGTGGAGTTctagtgtatgagattatcaggTTCTTGGGGCCGAGTCTCAGTGATAGAAAAGCAACTTTAATGGCTTTGGTCATGTCTCTTTACCCTCTCCACTGGTTCTTCACTTTCCTCTACTATACGGATGTTGCGTCTCTCACCACTTTTCTTGCCATGTACCTCGCTTGTTTGAGGAGAAGATATATCCTCAGTGCTGTG TTTGGTACTTTAGCGATTTTGATCAGGCAAACAAATGTAGTCTGGATGCTTTTCGTTGCTTGCTCAGGTGTTTTAGACTTCACTCTTGACTCTCCGCGGAAAATGGataaacaaaaagtaaataaagATTTGCATCAGTCCATTGATAGGAAAGAAGCAACTCTGAGATCGAATCTTAGAAATAGAAAACCTGATAACAACTTGGATACTAGAGACAGTTTTGACCGTGGCAAATCTGTTTCTTCAGCAGAGGATACTTCAG GCTTAGTCTATGATGTTTATGATGTAATCTCCACATCTTGGAATATGAAGTGGAAGATTTTGTTCAAATTCAGCCCTTTCATCGTGGTTGTGGTAGCCTTTGGTATTTTTATACTCTGGAACGGCGGTATAGTCCTCG GTGCAAAAGAGGCTCATGTGGTTTCACCACATTTTGCGCAGATAATGTATTTTAGCCTCGTCTCTGCACTTTTTACTGCTCCCCTACACTTCTCAGTAGAGCAAGTGAGAAATCTACTCCAAGAGCTCCGAAGAAATTGGCCCTTAAGCCTTCTACTAACTCTTGTGGCTCTAGTAGCTGGTTTTGCCTCTGTACACTTTTTCAG CTTGGCTCATCCTTATCTTCTCGCTGATAATCGCCACTATCCATTCTATCTATGGAGGAAAATTATCAACGCTCATTGGTTGATGAAATACATGCTAGTCCCGGTTTACGTCTATTCCTGGTTCTCAATCCTAACTTTATTAG CAAAAACTCGAAGCAAGATCTGGGTGTTGGTCTATTTCTTAGCTACATGTGCTGTTCTTGTTCCTACGCCATTGATCGAGTTCAGATATTACACCATTCCGTTTTATATCTTCATGCTTCACTCCTGTGTCAGAAGCAGCGGTTACACAACTTGGCTTCTTACTGGAACGATTTTTGTGTGTATCAATGTGTTTACAATGGCTATGTTCTTGTTTAGACCATTCAAGTGGAGCCATGAGGATGGTGTCCAAAGGTTTATTTGGTAG
- the LOC125599918 gene encoding cyclin-dependent protein kinase inhibitor SMR3-like codes for MADICCVKEIQEEDVDKIRLPTRPDQLILPDHEDPTVNNEDGCKTPTSSAHKIPAAKYTLCPPAPRKPRPKRKVTPVNVVNRVPIDLSREIEMFFEDLDRRIKKSRKQ; via the coding sequence ATGGCAGATATTTGCTGCGTCAAAGAGATCCAAGAAGAGGACGTAGACAAGATCCGGTTACCGACACGACCTGATCAACTGATCCTCCCCGATCACGAAGATCCAACGGTCAACAACGAAGATGGGTGCAAGACTCCAACATCTTCCGCTCACAAGATTCCAGCGGCGAAGTATACGTTATGCCCACCAGCTCCTAGAAAACCCAGACCAAAAAGAAAAGTGACACCGGTTAATGTTGTTAACCGTGTACCGATTGATCTGAGCCGGGAGATCGAGATGTTCTTTGAGGATTTGGACCGCAGGATCAAGAAGTCAAGGAAACAATAA
- the LOC106433527 gene encoding probable protein phosphatase 2C 66, with the protein MGNGVTTLSPCCTGTVAGEISRRYDVSLVHDGLGHSFCYIRPDVTGVAVSPSYTPEIPLRSEPIPETTTFRSISGASVSANPSTALSGSASSDSDCMYSSASAFESSGNFASLPLQPVPRGGSTCQSGPIVNEPGHESGPFERRFLSGPIESGLYSGPIEFMKKNKTEKEKPMKKKKVRRKASPEKTKPKKKKNFLTFKALFTNLISNNKPSSKKSVIEPINGSESPDSDRHHEPEIVNENPKPDHKREAKEEEEEQSKCSVLDVQWAQGKAGEDRVHVVVSEENGWVFVGIYDGFSGPDAPDYLLNNLYTAVQKELNGLLCNDEKLRTLGENGDTQIGKRSDKEDSDSGKENFPVTTNIDAVASGARNQEKSVKWRCEWENNDTKSDNDCDQKGSNSTTTNHGDVLRALVQALRKTEEAYLELADTMVEENPELALMGSCVLVTLMKGEDVYVMNVGDSRAVLARKPNVVVGSRRQKEMERIKEVREMFMNGAITRNSLVPLQLNKEHSTRIEEEVRRIKKEHPEDDGAIENDRVKGYLKVTRAFGAGFLKQPKWNDALLEMFRIDYIGTSPYITCSPSLCHHKLTSRDKFLILSSDGLYEYFSNQEAIFEVESFISAFPEGDPAQHLIQEVLLRAANKYGMDFHELLEIPQGDRRRYHDDISVIVISLEGRIWRSSM; encoded by the exons ATGGGGAATGGAGTCACCACTTTGAGCCCCTGTTGCACCGGCACCGTCGCCGGAGAAATCTCCCGGCGATACGATGTATCTCTCGTCCACGACGGACTCGGCCACTCCTTCTGCTACATACGACCGGACGTCACCGGAGTAGCAGTGTCGCCTTCTTATACGCCGGAGATTCCTCTCCGATCAGAACCTATCCCAGAAACCACCACTTTCCGATCGATCTCCGGCGCTTCGGTCAGCGCGAATCCGTCAACAGCTCTCTCCGGTTCTGCGTCGTCGGATTCAGACTGTATGTACAGCTCAGCCTCCGCGTTCGAGAGCTCTGGTAACTTCGCGTCTCTCCCTCTCCAGCCTGTGCCGCGCGGCGGCTCCACGTGTCAGTCGGGTCCGATTGTTAACGAGCCGGGTCACGAGTCGGGTCCGTTTGAGAGGAGGTTCTTATCGGGTCCGATCGAAAGCGGGTTGTATTCGGGTCCGATAGAGTTTATGAAAAAGAATAAGACAGAGAAGGAGAAaccgatgaagaagaagaaggtaagAAGAAAAGCCTCACCGGAAAAAACTAAAccgaagaaaaagaagaactttCTCACATTCAAAGCCTTGTTCACCAATCTAATCTCCAACAATAAACCTAGCTCGAAGAAGAGTGTGATCGAGCCGATCAACGGTTCTGAATCACCAGACTCTGATCGTCATCATGAACCTGAGATTGTCAACGAGAATCCTAAACCTGATCACAAGCGAGAAGctaaagaagaggaagaagaacagAGCAAATGCTCTGTTTTGGATGTTCAATGGGCTCAGGGGAAAGCAGGGGAAGATCGTGTACACGTGGTCGTCTCTGAAGAAAACGGATGGGTTTTTGTCGGAATCTACGACGGTTTCAGCGGTCCCGATGCGCCGGATTATCTACTCAACAATCTATACACCGCCGTGCAAAAGGAGCTCAACGGGTTACTCTGTAACGACGAAAAGCTCAGAACTTTAGGAGAAAACGGTGACACTCAAATCGGAAAACGTTCCGACAAGGAAGATTCGGATTCGGGCAAAGAGAATTTCCCTGTAACGACGAACATTGACGCGGTTGCTTCCGGCGCAAGAAACCAAGAGAAGAGTGTGAAATGGAGATGCGAGTGGGAGAATAACGATACCAAATCTGACAACGACTGCGATCAGAAGGGATCAAACTCGACGACAACAAACCACGGAGATGTCCTGAGAGCTCTTGTGCAGGCTTTGAGGAAAACAGAGGAGGCGTATCTAGAGCTAGCTGATACGATGGTTGAAGAGAATCCTGAATTGGCACTGATGGGATCATGCGTTCTCGTGACGTTGATGAAAGGAGAAGATGTTTATGTCATGAATGTTGGAGACAGTCGAGCGGTTTTAGCGAGGAAGCCTAATGTGGTGGTTGGAAGCAGGAGGCAGAAGGAGATGGAGAGAATCAAGGAAGTTAGAGAAATGTTTATGAATGGAGCAATAACGCGTAATAGTTTGGTTCCTCTACAGCTTAACAAAGAACATAGCACACGTATTGAAGAG GAAgtgagaagaatcaagaaggaACATCCTGAAGATGATGGTGCAATAGAAAATGATAGAGTTAAAGGTTATCTTAAGGTTACTCGTGCATTTGGAGCTGGATTTCTCAAACAG CCTAAATGGAACGATGCACTTTTAGAGATGTTCAGGATCGACTACATCGGGACATCACCGTACATCACATGCTCTCCATCTCTATGTCATCACAAGCTAACGTCACGTGACAAGTTCTTGATCCTCTCTTCGGATGggttgtatgaatatttctctaaccaagaagccattttcgaggTTGAATCTTTCATCTCTGCTTTTCCTGAAGGCGATCCAGCTCAACACTTGATCCAGGAGGTCCTCCTACGTGCTGCCAACAAATAtg GTATGGATTTTCATGAACTGTTGGAAATACCACAAGGAGATCGTCGGAGGTATCATGATGATATCTCTGTGATTGTTATCTCACTTGAAGGAAGAATATGGAGATCGTCCATGTGa